One genomic window of Luteitalea pratensis includes the following:
- a CDS encoding PVC-type heme-binding CxxCH protein yields MMRGARRAAVVAMMLLIAMTTPRGEQVRQGTAPSQPAAKAPQAPLPRLDRTTEIPLALFTVPEGFEVTLWAGADMVRNPTNIDVDRDGRIWVAEGVRYRKHHARQPAGDRIVVLEDTNGDGRADASHTFVQEPALVAPLGVAVIDNRIVVSQPPDLIVYTDVDRNQRFDPAVDRREVLLTGFQGINHDHSLHSVTVGPDGKWLFNSGNMGARFTDRSGRTFTSIGPYRADPIGPWTWPHDAAKWAGTRSDDGHVYVGGFMARMNPDGTQVEIIGHNFRNSYEQSITSLGDVFQSDNDDPPACRVSWVMEYANFGFASNDGQRTWQADRRPWQSVPMAEWRQDDPGSTPAGDIYGGGSPTGTAFYENGALGEAWRGTFFAAEPGRNAIFAYQPVRDGAGFRLERRDFLTSNREERYAGTDFSGGPGTTTAEIATLFRPSDIAVGADGALYVSDWIDPIVGFHEDLDDAVSGAIYRIAPKAFAARTPALDTASIDGLVSALRSPAVNVRAIGFEGLQARGAAVVPAVAALLDDSNVYIRSRALFLLYQLGPEGRAKAGAPDAYADASLRIAAYRAMRRAGEDITPIAARLARDTDAGVRRDVALSMRDRAAELALPILADVARRFDGLDRSYLEALGTGATHKEAALYDLLRREMGTGDPRAWSDAFAWIAWRLHPPTSVDAFARRAAAAALPIDARRRAMDALAFVHTRAAATEMVELAASEGPLKESATWWVLNRTSNDWADHDLLPTLKRRGIFDPDTVRLQSVIVPPRDTAVPVVSLADVTSRTGDPARGKDGFARCMMCHAMGGVGAEVGPALDGWTRGKSLPVIAAAIIDPDAGIAHGYAGTTIRTTDGLTIQGLLIKEGDPLMVRSMGNVTQVIPASRVKARERLTRSLMMDAAQLGMSAQDVADVIAFLKAH; encoded by the coding sequence ATGATGCGGGGTGCACGCCGCGCGGCCGTCGTGGCGATGATGCTGCTCATCGCGATGACGACGCCGCGCGGCGAGCAGGTGCGCCAGGGGACCGCCCCCTCCCAGCCAGCGGCGAAGGCGCCGCAGGCACCGCTGCCCCGTCTCGACAGGACGACAGAAATCCCGCTGGCGTTGTTCACGGTGCCGGAAGGCTTCGAGGTCACGTTGTGGGCCGGCGCGGACATGGTTCGCAACCCGACCAACATCGACGTCGACCGCGACGGCCGCATCTGGGTGGCCGAGGGCGTGCGCTACCGCAAGCACCACGCCCGACAGCCCGCCGGCGATCGCATCGTCGTGCTCGAGGACACCAACGGCGACGGTCGCGCGGACGCCTCGCACACGTTCGTGCAGGAACCCGCGCTGGTCGCGCCACTCGGCGTGGCCGTCATCGACAACAGGATCGTGGTGTCGCAACCGCCGGACCTGATCGTCTACACCGATGTCGATCGCAACCAGCGCTTCGACCCCGCCGTGGACCGCCGCGAGGTGCTGCTGACGGGATTCCAGGGCATCAACCACGACCACTCGCTGCATTCGGTGACCGTCGGCCCCGACGGCAAGTGGCTCTTCAACTCGGGCAACATGGGGGCGCGGTTCACGGACCGCTCCGGCCGGACGTTCACGTCCATCGGTCCCTATCGTGCCGATCCGATCGGGCCCTGGACGTGGCCGCACGACGCCGCGAAATGGGCTGGCACGCGCAGCGACGATGGCCACGTCTACGTTGGCGGCTTCATGGCGCGGATGAACCCCGACGGCACCCAGGTCGAGATCATCGGGCACAACTTCCGCAACAGCTACGAGCAGTCGATCACGTCGCTCGGCGACGTCTTCCAGAGCGACAACGACGACCCGCCCGCCTGCCGCGTGAGCTGGGTCATGGAATACGCGAACTTCGGTTTCGCCTCCAACGATGGCCAGCGGACGTGGCAGGCCGACCGGCGTCCCTGGCAGTCGGTGCCGATGGCCGAGTGGCGCCAGGACGACCCCGGCTCGACACCGGCGGGCGACATCTACGGCGGCGGCTCGCCGACGGGCACCGCGTTCTACGAGAACGGCGCGCTCGGCGAGGCGTGGCGCGGCACGTTCTTCGCCGCCGAGCCGGGACGCAACGCGATCTTTGCGTACCAGCCGGTCCGCGACGGCGCCGGCTTCCGCCTCGAACGGCGCGACTTCTTGACCTCCAATCGCGAAGAGCGGTACGCCGGCACCGACTTCTCTGGCGGCCCGGGGACCACCACCGCCGAGATCGCGACGTTGTTCCGTCCTTCCGACATCGCCGTCGGCGCTGACGGCGCGCTCTACGTGAGCGACTGGATCGACCCCATCGTCGGGTTCCACGAGGACCTGGACGACGCGGTGTCCGGGGCGATCTACCGGATCGCGCCGAAGGCATTCGCCGCGCGGACACCGGCGCTCGATACCGCGTCGATCGACGGACTCGTCTCGGCGTTGCGATCCCCGGCCGTGAACGTGCGGGCGATCGGCTTCGAAGGACTGCAGGCACGAGGGGCCGCCGTCGTGCCCGCGGTGGCGGCACTCCTCGACGACTCGAACGTGTACATCCGGAGCCGCGCCCTCTTCCTCTTGTACCAGCTCGGTCCCGAAGGGCGCGCGAAAGCCGGTGCACCGGATGCCTACGCCGACGCGTCGCTGCGGATCGCGGCATACCGCGCGATGCGCCGGGCCGGCGAGGACATCACGCCGATCGCCGCGCGGCTCGCGCGCGACACCGATGCAGGTGTGCGTCGTGACGTCGCCTTGTCGATGCGCGACCGCGCTGCGGAGCTGGCCCTGCCGATCCTCGCCGACGTCGCCCGCCGCTTCGACGGCCTGGACCGCAGCTATCTCGAAGCGCTGGGCACAGGGGCGACGCACAAGGAGGCGGCGCTCTATGACCTGCTGCGCCGCGAGATGGGCACCGGCGATCCGCGCGCGTGGTCGGACGCCTTCGCGTGGATCGCGTGGCGGCTGCATCCACCGACGTCGGTCGACGCCTTTGCCCGCCGGGCCGCGGCAGCGGCGTTGCCGATCGACGCGCGGCGCCGCGCCATGGATGCGCTCGCATTCGTGCACACACGCGCGGCAGCCACGGAAATGGTGGAACTGGCGGCCTCGGAGGGCCCACTGAAGGAGTCCGCCACGTGGTGGGTGCTGAACCGGACATCCAACGACTGGGCGGATCACGACCTGCTGCCCACCCTCAAGCGCCGCGGCATCTTCGACCCTGATACGGTCAGGCTGCAGAGCGTGATCGTCCCGCCACGCGATACCGCCGTTCCTGTCGTCTCGCTGGCCGACGTGACCTCGCGGACCGGTGACCCAGCTCGCGGCAAGGATGGATTCGCGCGCTGCATGATGTGTCACGCGATGGGCGGTGTCGGCGCCGAGGTCGGTCCCGCGCTCGATGGCTGGACGCGTGGCAAGTCACTTCCCGTGATCGCCGCGGCGATCATCGACCCCGATGCGGGCATCGCCCATGGCTATGCGGGGACCACGATCAGGACGACAGACGGGCTGACGATCCAGGGCCTCCTCATCAAGGAGGGCGACCCGCTCATGGTGCGCAGCATGGGCAACGTGACGCAGGTGATCCCGGCGTCACGCGTCAAGGCCCGCGAGCGGCTCACGCGATCCCTGATGATGGACGCCGCGCAACTCGGCATGAGCGCGCAGGACGTCGCTGACGTCATTGCCTTCCTGAAGGCCCACTGA
- a CDS encoding alcohol dehydrogenase catalytic domain-containing protein, translating into MAVTRAAIADGAGAFVIDDIDVSPPRDDEVLVEIRAAGICHTDHASLWWTRPLVMGHEGAGVVREIGSGVSHVLPGDAVVLNWCIPCGECFQCRRGETVLCERSRPAHVMERSSGHAHAEGTRWRGRPIDRSFNIGTLSGLTLVRKEAVTRIPDGVPFPVAAITGCGVITGVGSALNVAHVQPGESVAVLGCGGVGLNVIQGARLAGTSTIIAIDSNPAALARARQFGATHAVLAARLDNGEELDMTATVRALTSGRGADYAFEATSVPGLAFKPLQLVRDGGMALQLSGINDMVQVPMPWFMWNKRYVTPLYGGCVPARDFPRIFGHYLDGTLQLDALVTRTYRLEQLGEALDDMLEGRNAKGVIVMPDA; encoded by the coding sequence ATGGCCGTCACGCGCGCGGCGATCGCGGACGGCGCCGGCGCATTCGTCATCGACGACATCGACGTATCGCCGCCACGAGACGACGAGGTCCTGGTCGAGATCCGCGCCGCGGGCATCTGTCACACCGACCATGCCTCGCTCTGGTGGACACGACCGCTGGTGATGGGTCACGAGGGCGCGGGCGTCGTGCGTGAGATCGGGTCTGGCGTGTCGCACGTCCTGCCCGGCGACGCTGTGGTCCTCAACTGGTGCATCCCGTGTGGCGAATGTTTCCAATGTCGTCGCGGCGAGACGGTGCTGTGCGAGCGGAGTCGACCCGCCCATGTAATGGAGCGATCATCTGGGCACGCCCATGCCGAGGGCACACGATGGCGCGGACGGCCCATCGACCGCTCGTTCAACATCGGCACGCTCTCGGGTCTCACGCTCGTGCGCAAGGAGGCCGTCACCCGGATCCCTGACGGCGTGCCGTTCCCCGTGGCGGCGATCACCGGGTGCGGCGTGATCACAGGGGTGGGATCGGCGTTGAACGTCGCACACGTGCAGCCTGGTGAGAGCGTCGCGGTGCTCGGATGTGGGGGCGTGGGGTTGAACGTGATCCAGGGCGCGCGGTTGGCCGGCACGAGTACGATCATCGCGATCGACTCCAACCCGGCGGCATTGGCGCGTGCGCGACAGTTCGGTGCCACGCACGCGGTGCTGGCGGCGAGGCTGGACAACGGCGAGGAACTGGACATGACCGCCACCGTGCGGGCGCTCACAAGCGGCCGGGGCGCCGATTACGCGTTCGAGGCGACCAGCGTGCCTGGCCTCGCTTTCAAGCCACTACAGCTGGTGCGCGATGGCGGCATGGCGCTGCAACTCAGTGGGATCAACGACATGGTGCAGGTGCCGATGCCGTGGTTCATGTGGAACAAGCGCTACGTCACGCCCCTCTACGGCGGCTGCGTGCCGGCGCGCGATTTCCCCCGCATCTTCGGGCATTACCTGGACGGAACGCTGCAACTCGACGCGCTGGTCACGCGCACCTACCGCCTGGAGCAGCTCGGGGAAGCGCTCGACGACATGCTCGAGGGACGCAATGCCAAGGGCGTCATTGTCATGCCTGATGCCTGA
- a CDS encoding alpha/beta hydrolase, translated as MPPFRTIDISDPRFEAEGLRHVTVKSPSLRGRGDLTVWAPAGVTPVALVVLLHGVYGSHWCWALKGGAHRTASRLIAAGLVPPLALAMPSDGLRGDGTAYMRHGDGADYERWILDEVPVAARAALPGLDASAPLCLAGLSMGGFGALRLGARHSTRVRAISGHSSMTHFGQMARFVEEDPAAFGTSAAEASVLDAITAAGRQLAPLRFDCGLEDALLEFNRDLHRALQARGIGHTYEEFPGGHTWPYWEAHLDDTLRFFGKAVRP; from the coding sequence ATGCCGCCCTTCCGCACCATCGACATCTCCGACCCGCGCTTCGAGGCGGAGGGACTTCGGCACGTGACGGTCAAGAGTCCGTCGCTGCGCGGTCGCGGCGATCTGACGGTCTGGGCGCCGGCGGGGGTGACACCGGTGGCACTCGTGGTTCTCCTGCATGGTGTCTACGGCAGCCACTGGTGCTGGGCGCTCAAGGGCGGCGCGCATCGGACGGCGAGCCGGTTGATTGCCGCTGGCCTCGTCCCACCGCTCGCGTTGGCCATGCCGAGCGACGGCTTGCGCGGCGATGGCACCGCCTACATGCGGCATGGCGACGGCGCCGACTACGAGCGCTGGATCCTCGACGAAGTGCCGGTCGCGGCACGCGCGGCGTTACCCGGCCTCGACGCATCCGCGCCGCTCTGCCTTGCCGGCCTGTCGATGGGCGGATTCGGGGCCTTGCGGCTCGGTGCCAGGCACTCCACACGCGTGCGGGCGATCTCGGGTCACTCGTCGATGACACACTTCGGGCAGATGGCACGGTTTGTCGAGGAGGATCCGGCCGCGTTCGGGACGTCCGCCGCGGAAGCGTCGGTACTCGACGCGATCACCGCCGCCGGCAGGCAGCTGGCGCCGCTGCGGTTCGACTGCGGCCTCGAAGACGCACTGCTCGAGTTCAACCGCGACCTGCATCGCGCGCTGCAGGCGCGCGGTATCGGCCACACGTACGAGGAGTTCCCCGGCGGCCACACCTGGCCGTACTGGGAAGCGCACCTCGATGACACGCTGCGTTTCTTCGGAAAGGCTGTTCGCCCATGA
- a CDS encoding Gfo/Idh/MocA family oxidoreductase, whose translation MTIPRREFLSRLATASAVTIVPRRVLGGRGYIAPSDMLLIAQVGCGTQSFRQVSTNLARRPDLQFVAVVDPNRSSDDYVDWSPFGVRATVRRFLGDPTWCEGDRATRCGREVAKSVMETWYRKENRPAAGIRAYEDFREMLDRETDLQGIVNITPDHQHGPINIAALRRNVAAISHKPVAATMHEVQRTLAAARESRAPSHLLAYSNRPDRHTLAAWIAAGAIGTVREVHNWTDRPFWPQGMQGYPVDTPPVPDGFNWALWQGAEPDRPYNPAYTFSVYRGWYAYGTGCLGDMGHYSLWQPYRILELAVPEWVEARPSNDASVGANRVSGGGEVSQVAFPKASSVRWRHPATTRRPSVDTFWYDGGMKPPTPDALIEDGEDFAAEGMLIVGDAGAILCDFRANAPRLIPKKRHQAFEGSVPVPSFDATSADDEWVGAIKRGGKSKGSFEAVEPLAQAVAMAGIALRVPYKRLSWDAGAARFTNSEEANRLLRRPAWRQGWDTLVG comes from the coding sequence ATGACGATCCCGCGTCGCGAGTTCCTCAGCCGCCTGGCCACCGCATCGGCAGTCACCATCGTCCCGCGCCGCGTCCTCGGTGGTCGCGGCTACATCGCTCCGAGCGACATGCTCCTGATCGCCCAGGTAGGCTGCGGTACGCAATCGTTCCGCCAGGTGAGTACGAACCTGGCTCGCCGCCCCGACCTGCAGTTCGTGGCGGTGGTCGATCCCAACCGCAGCAGCGACGACTACGTGGACTGGAGTCCCTTCGGCGTACGGGCGACGGTCCGCCGCTTTCTCGGCGATCCCACATGGTGTGAAGGCGATCGCGCCACACGCTGCGGGCGCGAGGTGGCCAAATCGGTGATGGAGACCTGGTACCGCAAGGAGAACCGGCCCGCCGCCGGCATCCGCGCCTACGAGGACTTCCGCGAGATGCTCGATCGCGAGACCGACCTGCAGGGCATCGTCAACATCACCCCCGATCACCAGCACGGCCCGATCAACATCGCGGCGCTGCGTCGCAATGTCGCAGCCATTTCGCACAAGCCCGTCGCCGCGACGATGCACGAGGTACAGCGCACGCTGGCGGCCGCGCGCGAAAGCCGCGCCCCGTCGCACCTGCTCGCGTACAGCAACAGGCCTGACCGCCACACGCTGGCAGCATGGATCGCGGCTGGAGCGATCGGGACCGTTCGCGAGGTACACAACTGGACCGATCGCCCGTTCTGGCCGCAGGGCATGCAGGGCTATCCGGTGGACACGCCGCCCGTGCCGGACGGTTTCAACTGGGCGCTCTGGCAGGGCGCCGAGCCGGATCGGCCCTACAACCCTGCATACACGTTCTCGGTGTACCGCGGCTGGTATGCCTATGGGACCGGCTGCCTTGGCGACATGGGGCACTACAGCCTGTGGCAGCCGTATCGCATCCTCGAGCTCGCTGTGCCGGAATGGGTCGAGGCGCGTCCGAGCAACGACGCAAGCGTCGGCGCGAACCGGGTCAGCGGCGGCGGCGAGGTGTCGCAGGTCGCCTTTCCCAAGGCGAGCAGCGTGCGCTGGCGGCATCCCGCGACAACCCGGAGGCCCTCTGTCGATACGTTCTGGTACGACGGCGGCATGAAGCCGCCGACGCCGGACGCACTCATCGAGGACGGTGAGGATTTCGCCGCGGAGGGCATGCTGATCGTCGGCGACGCGGGGGCCATCCTGTGCGACTTCCGCGCCAACGCGCCGCGCCTGATTCCGAAGAAGCGCCACCAGGCGTTCGAGGGATCGGTGCCGGTGCCGTCGTTCGACGCGACGAGCGCCGACGACGAGTGGGTCGGCGCGATCAAGCGTGGTGGGAAGTCCAAGGGGAGCTTCGAGGCGGTGGAACCGCTGGCGCAGGCAGTGGCGATGGCCGGGATCGCATTGCGGGTGCCGTACAAGCGCCTGTCGTGGGATGCCGGTGCCGCCCGCTTCACGAACTCGGAGGAGGCCAATCGACTGCTGCGGCGGCCCGCGTGGCGCCAAGGCTGGGACACGCTGGTCGGCTAG
- a CDS encoding phosphatase PAP2 family protein, translating to MPKSSSRPLWLLPLIVIALVLPLAMLTSRLPGDPEVARFVQQLGIPPWPAAAITSLGTRPALYGVIVVGVMLATWRGRLRGLVTAVILVTAWWYAGEPLKEVVHRPRPTAEFVEVVRPSSGFSFPSTFATTWFSVWLPVAIYACRTRQRSAGLAVCIAAWVALLLGGWARIRMGAHWPSDILMTFGLVWATFSLIDMTVARLDD from the coding sequence GTGCCGAAATCGTCCTCGCGCCCTCTCTGGTTGCTCCCGTTGATCGTCATTGCCCTCGTGTTGCCGCTCGCCATGCTGACGTCGAGGCTGCCCGGCGACCCTGAAGTCGCGCGGTTCGTCCAGCAACTGGGCATTCCGCCATGGCCTGCCGCCGCGATCACGTCATTGGGCACGAGACCGGCCCTCTACGGCGTGATTGTTGTCGGCGTCATGCTTGCGACGTGGCGCGGACGGCTGCGGGGACTCGTGACCGCAGTGATCCTCGTCACGGCCTGGTGGTATGCGGGCGAGCCGCTGAAGGAGGTCGTGCATCGACCTCGACCGACCGCGGAGTTCGTCGAGGTTGTCCGTCCGTCGAGCGGGTTCTCGTTCCCCTCGACGTTTGCCACCACGTGGTTCAGCGTGTGGTTGCCCGTCGCGATCTACGCGTGCCGCACGCGACAGCGCAGCGCGGGGCTGGCGGTGTGCATCGCCGCCTGGGTGGCGCTGCTGCTCGGCGGATGGGCACGCATTCGCATGGGCGCGCACTGGCCCAGCGACATCCTGATGACATTCGGCCTGGTCTGGGCGACGTTCTCGCTGATCGACATGACTGTCGCGAGGCTGGACGACTGA